Within the bacterium genome, the region AACTTGAAAGGAGGTATATAAATGTTGGTACCCGACGATTTGAAATATACTCGCGAACATGAATGGGTTAGGGTAGAGGGTGATAACCTTGCAGTTATTGGTATTACGGATTATGCCCAGTCAGAGCTTTCGGATGTTGTTTATGTGGAGCTCCCCCCCGTGGGAAAACAGGTTAATAAGGGAGAAGAGATAGCATCGGTTGAGGCTGTAAAAACTGTTGCCAGTGTCTATACCCCTGTATCCGGAGAGATCATTGAAGTAAATGAAAAACTAAAAGACGAACCATCGCTTGTAAATAAGGACCCTTATGGAGAAGGTTGGATTTGTAAGATTAAGATGAGCAATCCCGAAGAATTAAAAGAATGCCTCAGTGCCGAGGAATATAAGAAACTTATCGCGGAGGAATAGTTATGGGTCATCCATTCCTCCCTCTGACTGATAAAGACAGGGAGGAGATGTTTAACTTTCTTGGAGTGAAATCGTACAGGGAATTACTTAAAGATATTCCCGAGGAATACTTTTACAAAGGCGAATTGAATATACCTTCTGCAATTTCTGAGGAAGAAGCTGTTGAGTTGCTGGAGGCTTTATCAAACGAGAATCTTCATAACCTTAAAATTTTTGCGGGTGCTGGGGCCTATGACCATTACGTACCCAAAGTGATACCTTTTATTATATCAAGGTCAGAGTTCTACACCGCTTATACACCTTACCAGGCAGAAGTTTCTCAAGGGACATTGCAGGCAATTTTTGAGTACCAATCGGTAATTTGCGAACTGACGAAAATGGAAGTGACCAATGCTTCTATGTATGATGGTGCCACCGCTCTTGCAGAGGCCATTCTCATGGCATTAAGGTTGAAACCGGAAAGGAAGAAGGTCCTTTATGCAGAAAGTATACATCCTAACTACTTGGCGGTGGTTAAGACTTATGTAAACCTTGAAGGGGTGTCCCTTGAGGGGGTTAAGTACGATAGTGCAACAGGACAGGTGGACCTCGCCGATTTAAGATCAAAGTTGGACGAAAATACTGCCACCTTTGCCTTTCAAACACCTAATTTCTTTGGTGTGGTTGAGGACGGCTTTGAAATAAGAAAGATACTTGATGAAAAAGGAGCCCTTTTAATTTCTGTTTACAATCCTATTTCTCTGGGTCTTCTTGCACCTCCTGGAGAGCATGGTGCTGATATTGCCGTTGGGGAAGGTCAGCCTCTCGGCATCCCTCTTTCCTTTGGTGGGCCTTATCTCGGGCTATTTTCTGCCAGGATGGAACACATTCGGCAAATGCCCGGAAGAATAATCGGGGAAACAAGGGATCTGGAAGGGAAACGGGGATTTGTAATGACTTTACAGACCAGAGAGCAACATATTAGACGGGAGAAGGCTACTTCTAATATATGCAGTAATCAAAACCTCTGTGCCCTTATGGCTCTTATATACTTGAGTCTTCTTGGTAAAAATGGAATTAAGGAGATTGCCTTCCAAAATACAGTTAGAGCCCACTATCTTCTTGACAGACTGGTTAAGGAAACCCCAGTTAAAAGGGTATTCAGTGGACCCATATTCAACGAGTTTGTTGTCGAACTGCCCATAGAAGCCGAAAAGGTTATAGAAAGAGCACTGGAAAAGGGCATCCTTGCAGGAGTGGCCCTTTCGCAATTTGGCTACCCTGAAAAATGGATGAGCATTGCAACGACAGAAAAACTTTCTGCTTCCGATATAGATAATTATGTAACACTCGTAAACGAGATTTTGAGGAGGTAAAGATGGCATTTCCGATTGAAGAACTTTGGGTGAACAGGAAAGTGGTAAAGGTTATATTGAGAGCAGTAAAGGACAAACCTGGAATTGCAGCCGAAATTTTTGAGAAACTTGCATCTAATGGGATAAATGTAGAACTTATCGTTTCAGGCCCTTCCAGTAAAGGAAGATCGGATATTGCTTTTCTCATTCTTGAAAGTCAATTGCCTCAGATACAGGAAATGGAGGATGAATTAATTGAAATCTCTGACGCCACGGGAATCGCCTATGATCCCAAGGTCGCTTTACTGGTCTTCTACGGTACTAGAGAGATTTCAAGGACCCCGGGGGTTGCAGCGAAGATTTTCAATCTACTGGCCGAGGCTGGTGTGAATATTGAAATGATAGGGACCTCTGTGGATTCCATTTCCATCGTTATTAGAGAAGAACTCGTGGATAGGGCTGTACTCGTTTTAACTGATGTCCTTGGCCTTTCGGTAGAGGAGGGTTATTTATAATGGCCATAGAGTTACTTCAGGGTAATGAAGCTGCTGCGATCGGAGCAATTAAAGCAGGAGTAAGATTTTACGGAGGGTATCCTATAACACCGTCATCGGAAATTGCCGAGGTAATGGCGAGAGAGTTACCCAAGGTTGGCGGTGTCTTTATACAGTTTGAAGACGAGATTGCAAGTCTTGCAGCCTGTATCGGAGCAAGGCTTGGCGGATTGAAAGCAATGACTGCCACCAGTGGTCCAGGTTTTTCTTTGATGCAAGAACACCTTGGCTTCGCTGCTATGGCAGAGGTTCCTGTGTTGATTGTGAATTCTATGAGAGGAGGTCCATCAACCGGTGCTCCTACTATGCCGATGCAGGGTGATGTAATGCAGTCGAGATGGGGAACTCATGGCGATCATCCTGTAGTCGTTCTTGCTCCTGCCTCGGTTCAGGAGGTTTTTGATCTTGTTGTGGAAGGAGTTAATATTTCTGAATTTTTAAGAGTTCCGGTAGTACTTCTTACTGACGAAATTACTTCCCACATGAGGGAGAAAGTAAACATTCCTGATAGTGTTAAAGAGGCGAAATTGGCCAAGGTTGATCCGAAAGATTTTCTGCCATTTATGGATGGGCAGGAGACTGGATTTTACCTTTTGCCTTTTGGCGAAGGAAAGAGGTATCACATTACCGGTTTATTTCACAGTGCTGATGGATTTCCGACGAATAAAAATGAGCTTATGAAATGGAAGCTTGATAGGTTTAGAGCAAAAATGGAAAAAGCCTCCGAGATGTCAGAATCTTTCGTTGAATTTTACGGTGAAGAGGAAGGAGACGTCTTTTTTGTCGCTTACGGTATAGTTTCAAGAGCTGTTAAAGAGGTCGTTGATAGGTTAAATGGTGAGGGAATAAAAGCGGGACTCTTGAGACCCAAAATCCTTTGGCCAGAACCGGTGAGGTCCGTAACTTCGTTAAGAGAGAGAGCAAAGGTAGTAGTGGTGCCCGAGATGAACATGGGGCAGTATGTTCATGTTATTACGGAAATTCTTGGTTCTGAGAAGGTCGTTCCATTAAATCGCTATGATTGTGAACTTTTTGAGCCTGATGTGATTTTTGATTTTATTAAAAAGGTAGCGTTATGAGGCGAGGCGAAGAGAGGAAGTTGTACGTTGCAATTCTTGCGGCGGGTAAGGCGAAGAGAATGAACTCAAACCGGACCAAAGTTCTTCACGAAGTCGCTGGTAAACCTCTTCTCTTTTTTCCCCTCAGGGTTGCAAAGAGTTTAAATCCAGAAAA harbors:
- a CDS encoding ACT domain-containing protein, with protein sequence MAFPIEELWVNRKVVKVILRAVKDKPGIAAEIFEKLASNGINVELIVSGPSSKGRSDIAFLILESQLPQIQEMEDELIEISDATGIAYDPKVALLVFYGTREISRTPGVAAKIFNLLAEAGVNIEMIGTSVDSISIVIREELVDRAVLVLTDVLGLSVEEGYL
- a CDS encoding 2-oxoacid:acceptor oxidoreductase subunit alpha; translated protein: MAIELLQGNEAAAIGAIKAGVRFYGGYPITPSSEIAEVMARELPKVGGVFIQFEDEIASLAACIGARLGGLKAMTATSGPGFSLMQEHLGFAAMAEVPVLIVNSMRGGPSTGAPTMPMQGDVMQSRWGTHGDHPVVVLAPASVQEVFDLVVEGVNISEFLRVPVVLLTDEITSHMREKVNIPDSVKEAKLAKVDPKDFLPFMDGQETGFYLLPFGEGKRYHITGLFHSADGFPTNKNELMKWKLDRFRAKMEKASEMSESFVEFYGEEEGDVFFVAYGIVSRAVKEVVDRLNGEGIKAGLLRPKILWPEPVRSVTSLRERAKVVVVPEMNMGQYVHVITEILGSEKVVPLNRYDCELFEPDVIFDFIKKVAL
- the gcvPA gene encoding aminomethyl-transferring glycine dehydrogenase subunit GcvPA, yielding MGHPFLPLTDKDREEMFNFLGVKSYRELLKDIPEEYFYKGELNIPSAISEEEAVELLEALSNENLHNLKIFAGAGAYDHYVPKVIPFIISRSEFYTAYTPYQAEVSQGTLQAIFEYQSVICELTKMEVTNASMYDGATALAEAILMALRLKPERKKVLYAESIHPNYLAVVKTYVNLEGVSLEGVKYDSATGQVDLADLRSKLDENTATFAFQTPNFFGVVEDGFEIRKILDEKGALLISVYNPISLGLLAPPGEHGADIAVGEGQPLGIPLSFGGPYLGLFSARMEHIRQMPGRIIGETRDLEGKRGFVMTLQTREQHIRREKATSNICSNQNLCALMALIYLSLLGKNGIKEIAFQNTVRAHYLLDRLVKETPVKRVFSGPIFNEFVVELPIEAEKVIERALEKGILAGVALSQFGYPEKWMSIATTEKLSASDIDNYVTLVNEILRR
- the gcvH gene encoding glycine cleavage system protein GcvH — its product is MLVPDDLKYTREHEWVRVEGDNLAVIGITDYAQSELSDVVYVELPPVGKQVNKGEEIASVEAVKTVASVYTPVSGEIIEVNEKLKDEPSLVNKDPYGEGWICKIKMSNPEELKECLSAEEYKKLIAEE